The Streptomyces sp. NBC_00670 genome window below encodes:
- the gcvP gene encoding aminomethyl-transferring glycine dehydrogenase: MTAHRTPLSQLEQGIPFEQRHIGPDAGDRAKMLAQVGYGSLDELTAAAVPDVIKNAEALGLPGARTEPEVLAELRGLADRNQVLTPMIGLGYYGTFTPPVILRNVMENPAWYTAYTPYQPEISQGRLEALLNFQTVVADLTGLPTSGASLLDEGTAAAEAMALSRRMGRNKNGLFLVDADTLPQTVAVLRTRAEPTGVEILVADLSDGIPAGIAEREINGVLLQYPGASGAVRDLRPVIEQAHELGALVTVAADLLALTLLTSPGELGADIAVGTTQRFGVPMGFGGPHAGYMAVGEKFARSLPGRLVGVSVDADGNKAYRLALQTREQHIRREKATSNICTAQVLLAVMAGMYAVYHGAEGLRTIARRTHRYAAILAAGLTAGGAEVVHGAYFDTLTVRVPGRAAEVVAAARENGVNLHQADADHVSLACDETTTRDALGAVWGAFGAVWGAFGIEADVETLDAAAEDALPQALLRTDEVLTHPVFHQHRSETAMLRYLRRLADRDYALDRGMIPLGSCTMKLNATTEMEPVTWPEFGQLHPFAPAEQAQGYLTLIRELEERLAEVTGYDKVSLQPNAGSQGELAGLLAVRGYHRARGDEQRTVCLIPSSAHGTNAASAVMAGMKVVVVKTAGDGEIDVDDLRTKIEKHRDELAVLMITYPSTHGVFEEHVADICAQVHDAGGQVYVDGANLNALVGLARPGHFGGDVSHLNLHKTFCIPHGGGGPGVGPVAVRDHLAPYLPNHPLQPAAGPETGVGPVSAAPWGSAGILPISWAYVRLMGGEGLKRATQVAVLSANYIAKRLEPHFPVLYTGPGGLVAHECIIDLRPLTKATGVSVDDVAKRLIDYGFHAPTMSFPVAGTLMIEPTESEDVSELDRFCEAMIAIRAEIEKVGAGEWPADDNPLRNAPHTAAALGGAWDHAYTREEAVFPAGVSAADKYWPPVRRIDQAFGDRNLVCSCPPLDAYAQ, encoded by the coding sequence ATGACCGCCCACCGCACTCCGCTCTCCCAGCTCGAACAGGGCATCCCGTTCGAACAGCGCCACATCGGCCCCGACGCCGGGGACCGGGCGAAGATGCTCGCCCAGGTCGGCTACGGCTCGCTCGACGAACTGACCGCGGCCGCCGTCCCCGACGTGATCAAGAACGCCGAGGCTCTGGGACTGCCCGGTGCCCGTACCGAGCCCGAGGTACTGGCCGAGCTGCGCGGCCTCGCCGACCGCAACCAGGTGCTCACCCCCATGATCGGTCTGGGCTACTACGGCACGTTCACGCCCCCGGTCATCCTGCGCAACGTCATGGAGAACCCCGCCTGGTACACGGCGTACACCCCGTACCAGCCGGAGATCTCGCAGGGCCGCCTCGAGGCGCTGCTCAACTTCCAGACCGTCGTCGCCGACCTCACCGGGCTGCCCACCTCCGGCGCCTCCCTCCTCGACGAGGGAACTGCGGCCGCCGAGGCGATGGCGCTGTCCCGGCGCATGGGCCGCAACAAGAACGGCCTGTTCCTCGTGGACGCGGACACCCTGCCGCAGACCGTCGCCGTGCTGCGGACCCGGGCCGAGCCGACCGGCGTCGAGATCCTCGTCGCCGACCTGAGCGACGGCATCCCGGCCGGGATCGCCGAGCGGGAGATCAACGGCGTCCTCCTGCAGTACCCGGGGGCCTCCGGAGCCGTACGCGACCTCCGACCCGTCATCGAACAGGCGCACGAGCTCGGTGCGCTCGTCACCGTCGCCGCCGACCTGCTCGCCCTCACGCTGCTCACCTCGCCCGGCGAGCTCGGCGCCGACATCGCGGTCGGCACCACCCAGCGGTTCGGCGTCCCCATGGGCTTCGGCGGGCCGCACGCCGGCTACATGGCGGTGGGCGAGAAGTTCGCGCGCAGCCTGCCCGGCCGTCTCGTCGGCGTCTCCGTGGACGCCGACGGCAACAAGGCGTACCGGCTCGCCCTGCAGACGCGGGAGCAGCACATCCGCCGTGAGAAGGCGACCAGCAACATCTGCACCGCCCAGGTGCTGCTCGCCGTGATGGCCGGGATGTACGCCGTGTACCACGGCGCCGAGGGGCTGCGCACCATCGCCCGGCGCACCCACCGCTACGCCGCGATCCTCGCCGCAGGGCTCACCGCGGGCGGGGCCGAGGTCGTCCACGGCGCCTACTTCGACACGCTGACCGTGCGCGTGCCCGGCCGGGCCGCCGAGGTGGTCGCCGCCGCACGGGAGAACGGCGTCAACCTCCACCAGGCCGACGCCGACCACGTCTCGCTCGCCTGCGACGAGACCACCACGCGGGACGCGCTCGGCGCGGTGTGGGGCGCGTTCGGCGCGGTGTGGGGCGCGTTCGGCATCGAGGCGGACGTCGAGACGCTGGACGCCGCCGCCGAGGACGCGCTGCCCCAGGCGCTGCTGCGCACCGACGAGGTCCTCACCCACCCCGTCTTCCACCAGCACCGCTCCGAGACCGCGATGCTGCGCTATCTGCGCCGGCTCGCCGACCGCGACTACGCGCTGGACCGCGGCATGATCCCGCTGGGTTCCTGCACGATGAAGCTCAACGCGACCACCGAGATGGAGCCGGTCACCTGGCCCGAGTTCGGGCAACTGCATCCCTTCGCCCCGGCCGAGCAGGCGCAGGGCTACCTCACGCTCATCCGTGAGCTGGAGGAGCGGCTGGCGGAGGTCACCGGCTACGACAAGGTCTCCCTGCAGCCCAACGCGGGTTCCCAGGGCGAGCTGGCCGGGCTGCTCGCGGTGCGCGGCTACCACCGTGCCCGCGGCGACGAGCAGCGCACGGTCTGCCTGATCCCGTCCTCCGCGCACGGCACCAACGCCGCCAGCGCGGTCATGGCCGGGATGAAGGTCGTCGTGGTGAAGACCGCCGGGGACGGCGAGATCGACGTCGACGATCTGCGGACCAAGATCGAGAAGCACCGGGACGAGCTGGCCGTGCTGATGATCACGTACCCCTCCACGCACGGCGTGTTCGAGGAGCACGTGGCCGACATCTGTGCCCAGGTGCACGACGCGGGCGGCCAGGTCTACGTCGACGGCGCCAACCTCAACGCGCTGGTCGGGCTCGCCAGGCCGGGGCACTTCGGCGGCGACGTCTCCCACCTCAACCTGCACAAGACGTTCTGCATCCCGCACGGCGGCGGCGGTCCCGGCGTCGGCCCGGTGGCCGTCCGCGACCACCTGGCGCCGTACCTGCCCAACCACCCGCTGCAGCCCGCGGCCGGCCCCGAGACGGGCGTCGGCCCGGTCTCGGCCGCGCCCTGGGGTTCCGCCGGCATCCTGCCGATCTCCTGGGCGTACGTCCGGCTGATGGGCGGCGAGGGCCTCAAGCGCGCCACGCAGGTGGCCGTGCTCTCCGCCAACTACATCGCCAAGCGGCTCGAGCCGCACTTCCCGGTGCTGTACACCGGCCCCGGCGGGCTGGTTGCCCACGAGTGCATCATCGACCTGCGGCCGCTGACCAAGGCCACCGGCGTGAGCGTGGACGACGTCGCCAAGCGGCTGATCGACTACGGCTTCCACGCGCCGACCATGTCGTTCCCGGTGGCCGGGACGCTGATGATCGAGCCGACCGAGTCGGAGGACGTGAGCGAACTCGACCGGTTCTGCGAAGCCATGATCGCCATTCGCGCGGAGATCGAGAAGGTCGGCGCGGGCGAGTGGCCCGCGGACGACAACCCGCTGCGCAACGCCCCGCACACCGCCGCCGCGCTCGGCGGCGCGTGGGACCACGCGTACACCCGCGAGGAGGCGGTGTTCCCGGCCGGGGTGTCGGCCGCGGACAAGTACTGGCCGCCGGT